In Pseudorasbora parva isolate DD20220531a chromosome 20, ASM2467924v1, whole genome shotgun sequence, a single window of DNA contains:
- the spi2 gene encoding uncharacterized protein spi2, with amino-acid sequence MNMQMSPASTHSNRLVYNNSLQEYQTDLEVILDFLEEHYRQESQRKSLWNMRNLCAMSTGEVTSTSEEKLPGEEPFRNVSDSEQEKSQLEFSDQIVGFLAKANGSDSYTDSGVNCNSTTVVDQSSALQNAPDRRVLNALKGPERPLTLNTTPEKCAESLPSITPAEKGKKLRLFHFLFETLQDPGMAHCVSWVPGSDGVFRFSARHKEHVAELWGKRKGNRMPMTYQKMSRALRNYARSGEIIKVKKKLTYQFSVPTLSSLQSQHGLKKASK; translated from the exons atgaatatgcaaatgagccccgcctccactcactccaACAGGCTCGTCTACAAT AACAGTCTGCAGGAATATCAAACTGATCTGGAGGTGATTCTGGATTTTCTTGAGGAGCACTACAGGCAGGAATCTCAAAGGAAATCACTATGGAACA TGAGGAATCTCTGTGCCATGTCGACTGGTGAAGTTACGAGCACTTCTGAAGAAAAGCTACCTGGTGAGGAGCCTTTCAGAAATGTGTCAGATTCAGAACAAGAAAAGTCCCAGCTGGAGTTCTCTGACCAG ATTGTGGGATTTCTGGCCAAAGCCAACGGATCTGACTCGTATACGGACAGCGGGGTGAACTGCAACAGCACCACCGTAGTCGATCAGTCTTCGGCCCTTCAGAATGCACCCGACCGGCGAGTGTTAAATGCCCTAAAGGGACCAGAGAGACCTTTAACTCTGAACACAACACCTGAAAAGTGTGCCGAATCATTGCCCAGCATTACACCTGCAGAGAAAG GGAAAAAGCTGCGTCTTTTCCACTTCCTGTTCGAGACGCTGCAGGACCCAGGCATGGCCCATTGTGTGTCCTGGGTCCCGGGTTCAGACGGCGTCTTCCGCTTTTCCGCCAGGCACAAGGAGCATGTGGCAGAGCTATGGGGCAAGAGGAAAGGCAACAGAATGCCCATGACCTACCAGAAAATGTCTCGTGCCCTACGAAATTATGCCCGCTCGGGGGAGATCattaaagtgaaaaaaaaactgacttaCCAGTTCAGTGTCCCTACCCTCTCTAGTTTACAGAGTCAACATGGTTTAAAGAAAGCATCGAAATGA